One Cervus canadensis isolate Bull #8, Minnesota chromosome 1, ASM1932006v1, whole genome shotgun sequence genomic window carries:
- the LOC122448790 gene encoding ADP-ribosylation factor 1 produces MGNIFANLFKGLFGKKEMRILMVGLDAAGKTTILYKLKLGEIVTTIPTIGFNVETVEYKNISFTVWDVGGQDKIRPLWRHYFQNTQGLIFVVDSNDRERVNEAREELMRMLAEDELRDAVLLVFANKQDLPNAMNAAEITDKLGLHSLRHRNWYIQATCATSGDGLYEGLDWLSNQLRNQK; encoded by the coding sequence ATGGGGAATATCTTTGCAAACCTCTTCAAGGGCCTTTTTGGCAAAAAAGAAATGCGCATTCTCATGGTGGGCCTAGATGCTGCAGGAAAGACCACCATCCTGTACAAACTGAAGCTGGGTGAAATTGTGACCACCATTCCCACTATCGGCTTCAACGTGGAGACCGTGGAGTACAAGAACATCAGCTTCACTGTGTGGGACGTGGGCGGCCAGGACAAGATCCGGCCTCTGTGGCGCCACTATTTTCAAAACACACAAGGTCTCATCTTTGTGGTTGACAGCAATGACAGAGAGCGTGTGAATGAGGCCCGCGAGGAGCTCATGAGGATGTTGGCAGAAGACGAGCTCAGGGACGCCGTTCTGCTCGTGTTTGCTAACAAACAGGACCTCCCCAATGCCATGAACGCGGCCGAGATCACGGACAAGCTGGGCCTGCACTCTCTGCGCCACAGGAACTGGTACATTCAGGCCACCTGTGCCACCAGCGGGGACGGGCTGTACGAGGGACTGGACTGGCTGTCCAATCAGCTCCGGAACCAGAAATGA